In one window of Prosthecobacter sp. SYSU 5D2 DNA:
- a CDS encoding ferritin — translation MTLNPTLTKLLNEQINNEMSSSYVYLAMAAWFEQTPYMGFASWMFNQSREETMHALKFYQYVVDRDAVVVLEPIAKPKAVFESPIDVFEHSLKQEQLVTQQINDLYDVAEQVKDHSSKNLLLWFLNEQIEEEKTVRDMLDRLKLAGTDPASLLVLDREAAQRQSPTGGGGGHGKH, via the coding sequence ATGACACTGAATCCTACCCTGACGAAGCTGCTGAATGAGCAGATCAACAATGAAATGTCCTCCAGCTATGTTTACCTGGCCATGGCCGCCTGGTTCGAGCAGACACCCTACATGGGCTTTGCGAGCTGGATGTTTAACCAGAGCCGCGAAGAGACCATGCACGCGCTGAAATTCTACCAATACGTGGTGGACCGTGATGCCGTCGTGGTGCTGGAGCCCATCGCCAAACCGAAGGCCGTTTTTGAATCCCCGATTGACGTGTTTGAGCACAGCCTGAAGCAGGAGCAACTGGTCACCCAGCAGATCAATGACCTGTATGATGTGGCCGAGCAGGTGAAAGATCACTCCTCCAAGAACCTGCTCCTCTGGTTCCTCAATGAGCAGATCGAGGAGGAAAAAACGGTGCGTGACATGCTGGACCGCCTGAAGCTGGCCGGCACAGATCCTGCCAGCCTTCTCGTCCTGGACCGTGAGGCCGCCCAGCGGCAGTCGCCAACAGGTGGCGGCGGCGGTCATGGCAAGCACTAA
- a CDS encoding tRNA-dihydrouridine synthase family protein, with the protein MQDVTDLPFMRLIARYGAPDLFVTEYFRVTPDSKPDATILKSITENETGVPVIAQMIGQDIPALIRTAQQLEKYPVAGIDLNLGCPAPVVCRKDAGGGLLRQPERVDEILRVLRDTVQGRFTVKCRLGFTDKAEFPRLLEVFQKHAINGLTVHGRTVRDAYKTAVHPECVAMAVQAMPCPVIANGNVVDVPTGIAYLQQTGAAGLMLGRGAIRHPWLFDHLRAHWEGRPVQTRTGRNMLEYIQALYDVTAAFHPHFETNLHVQKMKRYMVYITTGIAEGQLEYRIRRVSTEPEFFAACREYLDNDEPLPLRPPESSSVFCGFAELK; encoded by the coding sequence ATGCAGGACGTAACGGACCTGCCGTTCATGCGGCTCATCGCCCGATATGGCGCGCCGGATCTGTTTGTGACGGAATACTTCCGCGTCACCCCGGACTCCAAGCCGGATGCCACCATCCTCAAATCCATCACGGAAAATGAAACGGGGGTGCCGGTCATCGCGCAGATGATCGGCCAGGACATCCCCGCCCTCATCCGCACGGCGCAGCAGCTGGAAAAGTATCCCGTCGCCGGGATCGACCTCAATCTCGGCTGCCCCGCGCCGGTCGTCTGCCGCAAGGATGCCGGTGGCGGTCTTTTGCGCCAGCCCGAGCGTGTGGATGAGATCCTGCGAGTGCTGCGGGACACCGTGCAGGGCCGTTTCACCGTGAAATGCCGGCTCGGCTTCACGGACAAGGCCGAGTTTCCCCGGCTGCTGGAGGTTTTTCAAAAACACGCCATCAACGGCCTCACCGTCCACGGCCGCACCGTGCGGGATGCTTATAAAACGGCGGTGCATCCGGAATGTGTGGCCATGGCGGTGCAGGCGATGCCCTGTCCGGTCATCGCCAATGGCAATGTGGTGGATGTGCCCACGGGCATTGCTTACCTTCAGCAAACCGGAGCCGCCGGGCTCATGCTCGGGCGCGGGGCCATCCGTCATCCCTGGCTGTTTGACCACCTGCGCGCGCATTGGGAAGGCCGCCCTGTCCAGACCCGCACGGGCCGTAACATGCTGGAATACATCCAGGCCCTGTATGACGTCACCGCCGCTTTCCATCCGCACTTCGAGACGAACCTCCATGTGCAAAAGATGAAGCGTTACATGGTCTATATCACCACCGGCATCGCTGAGGGCCAGCTCGAATACCGCATCCGCCGTGTCAGCACGGAGCCGGAGTTCTTCGCCGCCTGCCGCGAATACCTGGACAATGATGAGCCGCTGCCTCTGCGCCCGCCGGAGAGCTCCAGTGTCTTCTGCGGATTCGCTGAACTAAAATAA
- a CDS encoding GNAT family N-acetyltransferase, giving the protein MMDRLWNSGWRHFGITFFRYNFTLDKDGIRTITPLRLDLEKFTPSKSQRRVLRKNEDVRCEFVPASLSDEARQMFQRHKRRFHDMVPEDLDTFLSESPATLPCPCRECRVYLGEELIAISYLDVGENATSAVYGLFEPEHSARSLGTYTMLKEIEYSQALGCRFYYPGYATHEPSQYDYKKQLHGLEKLDWERGEWVPQARLKG; this is encoded by the coding sequence ATGATGGACCGTTTGTGGAACTCGGGCTGGCGGCATTTCGGGATCACCTTTTTCCGGTATAACTTCACCTTGGATAAGGATGGAATACGTACCATCACACCGCTTCGCCTGGATTTGGAAAAGTTCACTCCGAGCAAAAGCCAGCGGCGGGTACTGAGGAAAAATGAAGATGTGCGCTGTGAGTTTGTCCCGGCCTCTTTGTCCGATGAGGCCCGGCAGATGTTTCAGCGGCACAAGCGGCGGTTCCATGACATGGTGCCGGAAGACCTGGATACCTTTTTATCCGAATCGCCCGCCACACTCCCCTGCCCCTGCCGGGAATGCCGGGTGTATCTGGGGGAGGAACTCATCGCCATCAGCTACCTGGATGTGGGTGAAAACGCGACCTCGGCAGTCTATGGACTCTTCGAGCCGGAGCACTCCGCGCGCAGCCTGGGCACCTATACGATGCTAAAAGAAATCGAATACAGCCAGGCGCTGGGCTGCCGTTTTTATTACCCAGGATACGCCACTCATGAGCCCAGCCAATACGACTACAAAAAGCAGCTTCATGGCCTGGAAAAGCTGGACTGGGAAAGGGGCGAATGGGTGCCCCAAGCAAGGCTCAAAGGCTGA
- a CDS encoding RNA-binding protein: MNTKMYVGNLPFTAMESELRALFNDYGTVTDMHLPMDHATGRPRGFAFVTMDSAMAMNEAITALNGKDFGGRALTINEARPKEDRPAYSGGGGGGNRGGGGGRGGYGGGGGGGRY; the protein is encoded by the coding sequence ATGAATACCAAAATGTATGTGGGCAACCTGCCCTTCACAGCCATGGAGTCCGAACTCCGTGCCCTCTTCAATGACTACGGCACCGTGACCGATATGCACCTGCCGATGGATCATGCCACCGGCCGGCCGCGTGGTTTTGCTTTCGTCACCATGGATTCTGCCATGGCCATGAATGAGGCTATCACAGCTCTCAATGGCAAAGACTTCGGTGGTCGCGCCCTGACCATCAATGAAGCCCGTCCGAAAGAAGACCGTCCTGCCTATTCCGGCGGTGGCGGTGGTGGCAACCGTGGCGGCGGCGGTGGCCGTGGCGGCTACGGTGGTGGTGGCGGCGGTGGCCGTTATTAA
- a CDS encoding ABC transporter permease subunit, whose amino-acid sequence MPDATPQSPARTKGEVKVWLTAAGLAVGLLMISGLLLLIAANGLSVFWPDRVAVYTLKEGDQEKQIAGRLVKTQQRRKADGSFATEHQLFTGNKDAYNLGFRYINDLDIVARTETKGVYVAERMEYGDSIFTPVRLELADGRKINGEDAAFAEEFKRLVKAGNDRRAEILKIEKHQIGDINARMKRLEIRSRTEDVKAEIAEEQALYQTLADQAQKLRTEQTADKLIYKLASGEERTQNLGDILHFYQPNDIGLIGQTGVFLHGIWEFLTAEPREANMEGGIFPAIFGTFVMTLLMAVMVTPFGIIAAIYLREYARQGLMVQIVRICVNNLAGVPSIVFGVFGLGFFVYGVGGFIDGGVQYPMAPAWWFASGFGSIGCIGIAVYLSTHNRTAIPTQQKRQKFLHRVEGLLWITSVFLLIVTVARCPYFHGFFSDSLPTPTFGTGGILWASLTLALMTLPVVIVATEEALVAVPRGVREAALACGASKWQTIQRIVLPSALPGVMTGVILAMARGAGEVAPLMITGVVKLAPSLPLDTSWPFIHAERKFMHLGFHIYDLGFQSPDSEGAKPMVFATTLLLILLVVALNLAAINIRARLRKKYQASAF is encoded by the coding sequence ATGCCTGACGCGACTCCCCAATCCCCGGCCCGCACGAAAGGCGAGGTCAAAGTATGGCTCACCGCTGCCGGTCTGGCCGTGGGCCTGCTCATGATTAGCGGCCTGCTGCTGCTCATCGCGGCCAACGGCCTGTCGGTCTTCTGGCCGGACCGGGTGGCGGTCTATACCCTCAAAGAAGGCGACCAGGAAAAACAGATCGCCGGCAGGCTGGTGAAGACGCAGCAGCGCCGGAAGGCGGACGGCAGCTTTGCCACCGAGCACCAGCTTTTCACCGGCAACAAGGATGCGTATAACCTGGGCTTCCGTTACATCAATGACCTGGACATTGTGGCCCGGACGGAGACCAAGGGCGTTTATGTGGCGGAGCGCATGGAATATGGCGACTCCATCTTCACCCCGGTGCGGCTGGAGCTGGCGGATGGCCGGAAGATCAATGGAGAAGACGCCGCTTTCGCCGAAGAATTCAAACGCCTGGTCAAGGCTGGCAATGACCGCCGGGCGGAGATCCTGAAGATCGAGAAGCACCAGATTGGCGACATCAATGCACGTATGAAGCGGCTGGAGATCCGCTCCCGCACGGAGGATGTGAAGGCGGAGATCGCGGAGGAGCAGGCGCTTTATCAAACCCTGGCCGACCAGGCGCAAAAGCTGCGTACGGAGCAAACGGCGGACAAGCTCATCTACAAGCTGGCCTCAGGCGAAGAGCGGACTCAGAACCTCGGCGACATCCTGCATTTTTATCAGCCGAATGACATCGGCCTGATCGGTCAGACGGGCGTCTTTCTGCATGGCATCTGGGAGTTCCTGACGGCGGAACCGCGCGAGGCGAACATGGAGGGCGGCATCTTCCCGGCCATCTTCGGCACGTTTGTGATGACGCTGCTGATGGCCGTCATGGTGACGCCGTTCGGCATCATCGCGGCAATTTATCTGCGGGAATATGCGCGGCAGGGGCTGATGGTTCAGATCGTCCGCATCTGCGTGAACAATCTTGCCGGGGTGCCCTCGATTGTGTTCGGTGTATTTGGCCTGGGCTTCTTTGTTTATGGCGTCGGCGGGTTCATTGATGGCGGGGTGCAGTATCCCATGGCCCCCGCCTGGTGGTTTGCCTCCGGCTTTGGGTCCATCGGCTGCATCGGCATCGCAGTCTATCTTTCCACCCACAACCGGACGGCCATCCCCACCCAGCAGAAGCGGCAGAAATTCCTTCACCGGGTGGAAGGGCTGCTGTGGATCACGAGTGTGTTTTTGCTGATCGTCACCGTCGCCCGCTGCCCGTATTTCCATGGCTTTTTCAGCGACAGCCTGCCCACGCCGACCTTTGGCACCGGAGGCATCCTCTGGGCATCGCTGACACTGGCGCTGATGACGCTGCCGGTGGTCATCGTGGCGACGGAAGAGGCCCTGGTGGCCGTGCCGCGCGGCGTGCGCGAGGCCGCGCTGGCCTGCGGTGCCTCCAAGTGGCAGACCATCCAGCGCATCGTCCTGCCCAGTGCCCTGCCGGGTGTCATGACAGGCGTCATTCTGGCCATGGCGCGTGGTGCGGGTGAGGTGGCACCGCTGATGATTACCGGGGTGGTGAAACTGGCCCCTTCCCTGCCGCTGGACACCTCCTGGCCCTTCATCCATGCGGAGCGCAAATTCATGCATCTGGGCTTTCACATCTATGACCTGGGCTTCCAGTCCCCGGACTCCGAAGGGGCCAAGCCGATGGTCTTTGCCACCACGCTGCTTTTGATCCTCCTCGTCGTCGCCCTGAACCTCGCGGCGATCAATATCCGCGCACGGTTGCGGAAGAAGTATCAGGCGAGTGCTTTTTGA
- the pstB gene encoding phosphate ABC transporter ATP-binding protein PstB — MSHPSPSPAFIKVDQFSFWYGPKQVLHDITLDIPENEITAFIGPSGCGKTTLLRNINRMNDLVDGIQHKGDIYIDGQSLYDPDVEVISLRKRVGMVFQKYNPFPKSIYENVIFSLRVAGRNGKSELDEVVEKSLRGAALWDEVKDKLHESAFGLSGGQQQRLCIARAIANRPQILLMDEPCAALDPVATLKIEELMHGLKQEFTIVIVTHNMEQAKRCADRTAFFYLGKLIEFRPTLDLFSTPKDPQTEAYVRGKFS; from the coding sequence ATGTCCCATCCTTCCCCCAGCCCGGCTTTCATCAAGGTGGACCAGTTTTCCTTCTGGTATGGGCCGAAGCAGGTGCTGCATGACATCACCCTGGACATCCCGGAGAATGAGATCACGGCCTTCATCGGCCCCTCCGGCTGCGGCAAGACGACGCTGCTTAGGAACATCAACCGGATGAACGATCTGGTGGACGGCATCCAGCACAAAGGGGACATCTACATTGACGGCCAGAGCCTGTATGACCCGGATGTGGAGGTCATCTCCCTGCGCAAGCGCGTGGGCATGGTCTTCCAGAAGTACAATCCCTTCCCCAAAAGCATCTACGAAAACGTCATCTTCTCCCTGCGCGTGGCAGGCCGGAATGGCAAAAGCGAGCTGGACGAAGTGGTGGAAAAAAGCCTGCGCGGTGCGGCCCTGTGGGATGAGGTAAAGGACAAGCTACATGAGAGCGCCTTTGGCCTTTCCGGCGGTCAGCAGCAGCGCCTGTGCATCGCCCGGGCGATTGCCAACCGGCCGCAGATCCTGCTGATGGATGAGCCCTGCGCCGCGCTGGACCCGGTGGCCACCTTGAAGATCGAGGAACTGATGCATGGCCTGAAGCAGGAGTTCACCATCGTCATCGTCACGCACAACATGGAGCAGGCGAAACGCTGTGCAGACCGGACGGCGTTTTTCTATCTGGGCAAGCTGATCGAATTCCGGCCCACGCTGGATCTTTTCAGCACACCAAAGGATCCGCAGACAGAGGCGTACGTGCGCGGGAAGTTTAGTTGA